Part of the Paludisphaera borealis genome, GGTCGCCGACCGCCTTCACGGACAGCAGGTCGTCGACCGTCATCGGCCGGTCGGCCGCCTCAAGACTGGCGCTAGCGGCGATCGAAACCACGAAGAGTGCTCCTGTCATCCAGCGTTTCACGATTCCATTCCTCCGTCATGCGACTCTCAAACGCGCCCGTGCGACATCTTCACCAGAACCGGCGTCAGCGCCAGCATCATCACCCCGGGGACGAACGCCATGGCGCCCAGGAAGGCCCAGAGGTTGAGATGATACGGCTCCAGCGTATGCTCCATGATCCCCGCCAGGTAGTTCGCCGCGGCCGTGCACAGGAACCAGAACGCCATCATCAACGAGGCGATCCGCGGGTGGGCGAGCCTGTTGACCAGCGAGAGACCGATCGGCGAGACGAACAGTTCGGCCACCGTGAAAATGAGATAGACCGAGAGCAGCCACAACGGCGAGATCAGCCCCTGTTTCGATTGCTTGTCGGCGAAGTACATCACGGCGAAAGCCGAGGACAGAAGCACCAGGCCGAGCCCCTGCTTCGCGACCGACGGCAGCGGGAAGTTCCGCCGCGCCAGCGCCGTCCAGAGGATCGCGAAGAGGGGGGCGAGCGTGACGATGAAGATGGGATTGGCCGACTGGAAGACCGAGGTCGGCACCGTCCAGCCGAAGATGCTTCGGTCCGTCTTCTCGTCGGCGAACAGGTTGAGCGTTCCGCCCGATTGTTCGAAGCCCATCCAGAAGACGACCGAGAACAGGCTGATGGTCACGATCACGCCGAGGCGCTGCCAGTCGGCCCGAGTGAACGGCTCGTGCAGCTCGTTCATCTCAGCCTTGGCGCGGGGCTCGGTGGCCAAGATGAACAGGAGCAAGCCGCCCAGCAGGATCGTCCCGCGATAAAGGAAAGAGAGCGCCGCCGTCGACGCCCAGGCCGGCGACCAGTACGGCTGAAGCGAGGGCCAGGCCCGGATCAGACCGAACACTCCGAGGGCCACGACGCCCGAGATCACGCCGATCTCGACCCAGTCCGCCGGCCTCAGCTTCGGTTCAGCCCCGGCGTCGCGCCAGGGAGGCAGCCCCGCGCTCTGGAGCAGCCTCTGGGTGAAGACGAACGTCAACAACCCGAGGATCATGCCGACGCCCGCGCTCGCGAAACCGTAAGGCCATCCCACCCACTCGCCGAGCGGGCCGCTGACCAGGGGAGCCAGGAGCGCTCCCAGGTTGATTCCCATGTAAAACAGCGTGTAGGCGCCGTCGAGCCTGTGATCGCCCTTCGGGTAGAGCGACCCGACCATCACGGAGATGTTCGGTTTGAAGAAGCCGTTGCCGACGATCATCAGGCCGAGGCCCAGCGGGAGCAGCTCGCGCTGGGTGAGCGCGAACTGGCCGAGCGCCATCAGGGTTCCGCCGATGAACACCGCTTTCCGCTGTCCCAGATACAGGTCCGCCAGCCGGCCGCCGATGAGCGGGGTCAGGTAGACCAGGCCGGTGTAAATCGCGTAGACGTTCAAGGCGTCGCCGCGCGAGTAGCCCATCGCCTTGGTCAGATAGAGGACCAAAAGCGCCCGCATCCCGTAGAAGCTGAACCGCTCCCACATCTCGGTGGTGAACAGGGCGTAGAGGCCGGGGGGATGCGATTCGAGCTTGGCGGGTGGAACGGTTTCGACGGTTTGCGACATGAGCTTGGGTTCCTCGACCGAATGGTGCGCGCGTCCGCGACCGGCTTCTCCCTGGGCCTGATCAGAGTAATCGAAGCCGGACGGAAACCCAAGAGCTTACACGCCTACCGCCCACCGAGCCCGCCGCGAGCGCGATCGGCCTTCATCCATTCCAGGATCTGCGGCATCGACACGACGGGCCCCGGATCGGCGAACAAGAGGGGGGCGCGAATCAGCTCGGCGTGGTTGGCGTGGAGGACGACGGGCTCGGGCGCGCCGGGGAGCCGGGTTCGGGCCAGGGCGACGCAGCCGTCGCCGGCGCCGTCGGTCAACTCGTCGAGCACCGGCCCGAGTTCGCCGGTCGCCAGCCTCGTCAGCGAACCGAACACCCCCGCGTTGCGGTGCACGATCTCGACCTGCGCCTCGACCTGTTTCCGGCCGTCTTCGCTGAGGACGCCCCGGTCGCCGGCCAGGATGTGGTAGGCGACCGCCTCGTTGGGCGGGTTCCGGTTGATCCGCTTCAAGAACGGACTCCCCGGCAGCAGGTCCTCGGCCGACTGGCTGACCCCTTCGGACAGCTCGGCCAGGGCTTGAGCCGTCCGCTTGCCCTGAACGGCGCGCATCCCCGAGATCATCTGAAGGACCGGTTGAAGCCGGGCGATGTGGGCACCCTGATTCACCGGCGCAATAAGGATCAGCGAATCGACGTCGCCGGCGTCACGACCCGCACCCTCGACGTAACTGCGAGCGACGAGCGCCCCCATCGAGTGGGCCAGGATCGTCCACGGGCGGGTCTCGCCGGCCTGATTGCGGAACGCCAGCCAGTCGGCCTGGAACTGGGCGCAGGAGTCGTCGAGCTTCTGGTTGAACGGGTAATCGTAGACCACGATCCCGTAGCCGGCCTCTTCGAGCGGCGGAATGAAGTGGACGAAGCCGCCCGACGACGAGTTGACCCCGTGGACCAGGCAGATCGTCGGCCGGTCGGGATCGTTCGGCCGGTAGGATTCGCGGGCACGCATGATATGGCGCTGCTGCCGGCTCGCCGCCTCCTCGGTCCGGGCCGAGAGCCGTTCGAGACGTTCCTTCCACAGCGCCCGGCCGTCGCTCTCGACCAGAGTTTCGGGGACGACGAAGACGACTGACTTCGGGCCGATCGTGATCGCGACCTCGTCGCCCAGGCAGTCGGCCAGGAGCGCCCGGCCCAGGGCGCCCGGAAGCCCGCGCACCGGCAAAGTCACGTCGGCCGGCGGCGGCTTGACCGTCTGGCCCGTCGCCTCGGCCAAGGCCGAGACGACCTCCGACACGGCCAAGCTCCCGGCGTCGTTGAGCGCCACCTCGACCCGCCGTTCGGCGCCCTGGCCGGTTCCGAGCAACATCAACCCGAGCCCAACCAGAGCCTGAGCCATACCAACCGAGAGGTTCGTCATGCGTCTGCGTCCTGTCACAACCGATTCAGCGAAACCCGCTCAACGGATAGAATCAGCATGACGCAGACTTTTGAAACCCTCAAGGGCCGTCGTCGCCACGCCTGGCGCTGGCTTCGCGACCGGCAGGGTCCGGTGGGGCTGGGGTTTCTGTCCCCAGGCCTGGGTCTGATAATGGGCCTTATGTTCGTTTCGAACGTCAGAACAGCTTCGCTGGCGGGCACGGCCTTCCGAAGCGGCCGACTCGCCTCAATCCTCTTTGGAAGCGCTTCATGATCCACCAGAAAACTCTCGCACTCCAGACTCGCGGCCGTGGGACGGTCGAGATCACAGGCGAGGTCGAGCGGATCGTCTCGGCTTCGGGCGTCCGGACGGGTCTTTGCAACGTCTTCATCCGACACACGAGCGCATCGTTGATCGTCTGCGAGAACGCCGACCCGAGCGTTCGCGAGGATCTCGAACGCTTCGCCGCGCGGCTGGCCCCGGACGGCGATCCGCTGTTCGGCCACACCCTCGAAGGGCCTGACGACATGCCGGCGCACATCCGGGCGATCCTGACCCAGACGGCCCTCACCATCCCGGTCTTTCAGGGCTCGTTGGCCCTGGGGACCTGGCAAGGCGTCTTCCTCTGGGAGCACCGCACTCATCCGCACAGACGATCCATGCTTGTGACCGTCATGGGCGAGGATTGAAGAAATCCGGCGTGCGTGCACTCTGGCGTGTCTGTTAAACGAAATCACCCCGCCGGCTATCCCCAGATAGCCGGCGGGGTGAATCTCGGCTGACCCGATTGACTCGGATCAGGGTTCCACTCTGTACGGGGCGTCCGCTGTCAGACCGACTTGGCTTTCCAGGTCGTCCAGTTGGCGAGCGCGGGCTGGTAGCTGACGGTGGGCGTGACGGTCGTCGGGGCGAGCTTGGCGGCCTGAACGGTCGGGGTCCCGCTCACCGGGCCCTTCCAGTCGCTGGGGGCGAAGAACGCGAAGTTCGGGGCGGCCGTCGTGGAGGCGGCGGTAGTCGTGGGCGTTGAGGCGGGCGCGGCCGTCGGGACGGCTACGGCCTTCGGGGCGACGGCGGCGGCGGCGGCGACGGTCCTGACGGCCGCGGGAGCGGCCGACGTGAGCGAGCGGCCGTTCCACGGGTTGCTCAGAACGAAATCTTGCTCGACGTTGACCGTGCCGATCGTCACGTTGACGTCCTGGATGACGACGTTGTTCTGGCTGGCGGTGACCTTATAGCGGCCGGGGGCCAGGGGGAGTTCGTAGCCGCCGGAATCCCAGGTCGTGGTCGAGGCGGTCGAGCCGTTGTCGAGGTTGACGGCGTCGATCCGGACGTTCCCCGCCCCTTCGCCGGGCGTGTAGAACTGCGAGCCGTCGTTGTCGCTGTAGGCGACGCCGACGAGCTGGGCCTGGGCGTTCGGCTGGGACCCGAAGTCCTGGGTCACGATCACGGGGCCGATCTTGCCGGTCGCAAGCTTGCCGCCGGTGTTGACGATGCCGATCCCCACGTCGCGAAACGAGTCGTTGGCCGAGACGCCGGGCTGGAGCAGGTTCCGCCTGTGGCCGGCGTCGGAAACGCCCCAGTCGTAAAGGAACGCCTCCATGGCGTTGTCGACGCTGCCGGCGTAGGCGTAGGCGTTCTCGCCGCTGGAGTTGGCGTTGGTGTAACCCGCGCTCTTGATCCGGTCGTCGGAGGAAGATCCGTCGGAGCCGGTGTGCGACTGGTACTGGTTGTCGGCCATGTCCTGGCTGTGGCCCTGGGCCGCCGAGGCGAGGTTGCTGTTCCAGGCGACGGGAGGAAGCGGGTTGCTGTTGGCGATCGTCTGCTTCACCGCGTTGACGTCGACGTTGTAATGCTTGAGCGTGCTGGTGACTTCCGGCGTCACATTGTTCGAGACCCACTGGGCCGCGGCTTGCGGGTTGGTGCGGGCCATGTTGATGAGCTGCAGCATGTACTGCGCCTGGCTGCTCGGTCCGCCTGACGAAAGCATCTGGCGATCTTCAAGGTTCTCGAAGCGAAGCGATCGTCGTGACGTCGGCCGAGCCATACTGACCTCCCTGTCTATCGGCTAGCGACCGGGCCTGATAGGCCGCGGCCGGTGTCGGCGATCTTCCGTGTCCGCCCCATTCATCGTGTCGAACGACCCTGACGACTTTAGGAAAAATTCCTGCCGTGGCGGTTGTCGTCTTGGGTTCGACGTCGAGTGTATAGAGCAGGTGGCGTGCCAAAGCCCTGGCGAGACCGAAGCCGCGTCGAGGCGCGCGACGTAAGTTCCTTGTTCGCAAAGGATTGAAATTTCCGCGTGAGATTCGCCCGGCGAAACTCGGCCGTCACAGGCTGCAAAACCCTCTAAGTTCGCCGTTTGGGTTGTCAAGACGAATTTACAAACGGCCTCTTTTTACAAGGCTGCGGAGCCCCTTGGCTCGCCGAAACTTTCGCTAAAGATTCAAGTTACATCGACCGAGAGCGGCCGACCGAGGGACCGCGACGGCTCGGGTCGAAGGGCGGGGGACGGCCCGCCCGCTTGTCGCTTTCGGGGTTTCTGATTAGCTTTGAAGCGACCGCCTGATCCGCCGATCAGGCCTGGATTCAGCTCCGTGGAGTCGTCGCCTTATGATCACCGTCGAAGCAGCGCTTTCGAAAGTCCAGGACGCCGCGGGAGAGGGCCGACTCACCGCCTCGTCGGCCGCGGCCGTCACGCGATGGTTGTTGGAGGCCCCGTTCGGCAAGTACCGGCCGAGGTTGCTGCAGGACGTCGCCGACGGCCGCTGGAAGCAGCTCGACGACGCCTTCTTCGCGGTCCTCGAATTCGGCACCGGAGGCCGGCGCGGGGTCATGTACCCGGTCGGGACCAACGTCCTCAACGAGCGGACCATCGCCGAGAGCGCGCGGGGGCTGGCCGACTACATCAACGGCAAGAAAGCCCCCGGAACGACCTGCTCGTGCGTGATCGCCCGCGACACCCGCCACAACTCGCCCGAGTTCGCCGAGCTGTGCGCGCGGGTCCTCGCCGCGGCCGGCGTGAAGGTCCACCTGTTTGACGAGCCGCGATCGACTCCCCTGCTCTCGTTCGCCGTCCGGCACCTGCGCTGCGACGCGGGGATCATGATCACGGCGTCGCACAATCCGCCGTCGGACAACGGCTTCAAGTGCTACGCCGCGACCGGCGGCCAGGTCGTCCCTCCCGACGACTCCGGAATCATCGAATGCGTCAAGGCCGCCTCGGACCGCGAGATCCCCGAGACGAGCCTGGAGGACGGTCGCAAGAACGGCTCGATCGTCTCGGCCGGGGCCGACGTCGACACGGCGTACATCGAGGCGGTCGTCGGCGAATCGGTCAGCCACGCGCGGGGGATCTCGATCGTCTACACCCCGCTGCACGGCGTCGGCGAGACGTCGGTCGCGGCGGCGCTCACGGCCGACGGCTTCGCCAAGGTCAACATCCTGGCCTCCCAGCGCTCGCCCGACGGCGATTTCCCCAACGTGCCGGGCCACGTGTCCAACCCCGAGAATCCAGCGACGCTCGAAGCGGCGATCGCCGAGGCCAAGGCCACCGGAGCCGACCTTGTCCTGGCCAGCGACCCCGACGCCGACCGCATCGGCGTGGGGCTCCCCGTCACCGGCGACCCGGCCGGCGAATGGACCACGCTCGACGGCAACCAGATCGGCGTCCTGCTCGCCGCCTTCGTGATGAAGCAGTACGGCGACCTCGGCAAACTGCGATCCGACCACTATCTGGTCACCACGTTGGTGTCGACGCAGATGGCCAAGGCCCTCGCCCGCCGCGAGGGGGTCCGCACCGAGGACGACCTCCTCGTGGGCTTCAAGTGGATCGCCCAGCGGATCGACCAGGAGGGCCCCGCCGGCTTCCTGTTCGGCTTCGAGGAGTCGCACGGCTACCTCAAAGGGACCTACGCCCGCGACAAGGACGCCTCCGTCGCCTCGATGCTCTTCGCCGAGCTGGCGGCGACCGTCAAGGACCGCAAGCAGACCGTCGTCGAGTACCTGGACGACCTCTACATCGACGTCGGCCACTACGGCGAGCGGCTCGTCAACAAGACCTACAAGGGCCGCGAGGGGCTCGACACGATCCGGTCGCTCATGAAGGCGTTCCGGACCAATCCCCCGCGCACGATCGCCGGGCTCGCCGTCACCGAGGTTCTGGACTACAAGACCCACGAGGTCCGCGACCTGCTTCAGCCCGGGAAAGTCGGCCCCCTGCCCGAGCCGTCCGGCGACGTCCTGATCTTCCACACCGAGCGCGACGGCGTCCGGTTCGCCGCCCGGCCCTCGGGGACCGAGCCCAAGATCAAGTTCTATCTGTTCGCCCGCAGCCACGTCGACGGCCCCGATTCGCTCCCCGCCGCCAAGGCTGAAACCGCCCGACGACTTGACCAGATGGTCGCCGACATCGAAAAATATGTTGAGGGCGTCGTTTGATCCGCGGTTCAGGGAGTCTTGTCCCTCGGAAACGACCGTCGCGAGCAGGCCTTCTCTCCGCGTGCGGGGAGAAGGTATGCTTGCGACATCCTGCTTTGATCGATGTATGTAGCCCATAGCGAACCGCCGAGTGAGTTGCGGAGCTGGCATGTCTGAACCTGAGCCCGAGATCGAAAACCCGATCGCACCGGGTGAAAAGGTGAAAACCTTTCCGACGACGCCGGGGGTTTACCTGATGAAGGACGCCCAAGGGCGGGTGGTCTACATCGGCAAGGCGAAGAACCTCCGCGCGCGGGCGGGGTCGTACTTCCACAAGACGGCCGCTCAGGATCGGCGGATCTGCGACTGGATCGGCGAGGTGGCCGACATCGACCATCTGCCGGCCGACAGCGAGGTCGACGCCCTGCTGATGGAGGCGCGGCTGGTCAAGGACATCCAGCCTCGGCACAACCACGACCTCAAGGACGACAAGAGCTTCCCGTACCTCCAGATCACGACCGGCGAGGACTTCCCCCGGGTCAACTTCACCCGAGAGCCGCTCGACTCGGGGGTCAAGCTCTACGGCCCCTTCCCCCGGGCCAAGAGCCTGCGGGGGGCGATCCAGGTCCTCCAGCGGATCTTCAAGTTCCGCACCTGCTCGCTGGACATCGACGAGGACGACCCGCGCTGGCGATGGTTCCGGCCCTGCCTGCTGGCGTCGATCGACCAGTGTACGGCCCCCTGCAACCTGCGGATCGATCGCGAGACCTACCGCCGCGACATCCACCGGCTCAAGCTGTTCCTCGACGGCAAGAAGGACGTCCTCTTCAAGGAGATGAACGAGGAGATGCGCGAGGCCAGCAAGGCCCTCCAGTTCGAGAAGGCGGCCCGGCTCCGCGACGAGATCAAGGCCCTTGAGAACATCAACCTCCGGGGCGATCTCGCCAAGCACGCCCAGCCCGAGGTCTTCTACGTCGACCCGCGCAAGGGGCTGAAGGGGCTCAAGCAGGTCCTCAAGCTCGACGCCCTGCCCCGGACGATCACCGGCGTCGACATCGCCCACCTGGGGGGGACCGAGACCGTCGGCTCGCTGGTCACGTTCGTCGACGGCCTGCCGTTCAAGCCGGGGTATCGGCGGTACCGGATCAAGACCGTGGCGGGCGTCGACGACTTCGCCTCGATCCGCGAGGTCGTCTCCCGGCGGATCGACGGCCTGCTCGAACGCGAGGAGCCGTTCCCCGACATCTTCCTGATCGACGGCGGCAAGGGCCAGCTCAGCGCGGCGCTCGACGCCTTCAAGGCCAAGGGGATCGCCCCGCCGACCCTGATCTCGCTCGCCAAGCGCGAGGAGGAAATCTACGTCCCCGGCCGGTCCGACCCGATCCTCCTCCGCCGCCGTTCGTTCGCCCTGCGGCTCCTCCAGTACGTCCGCGACGAGGCCCACCGGTTCGCCCAGCACTACCACCACATGCTCCGCAAGAAGCGCGTGCTCGGCGAGGACGAATGACCCGGACAGGGCGGTATGGCGAAAAGGGTATGAGCCCCCTCCCCCCCTTTTTCGCCATACCGCCCTGTCCGTCGCCGAGAATCAATTGCCCTCGTCGATCCACCGCGCGAGGCGATCGGCCGGCGGGGCCTCGGTCGCAATTCGGAATTGGGCCTTGGCGTCGGCGAGGTCGTAGGCGGCCTCGGGCCAGGCTTTCGCGAACTTCGGGCCGGGGCGGACGATCCAGAGCGGAGCGGGGGCGCTCAGGGCCGCCGCCGTGCGGAGGCCGCCGAACTGGAAGAGGCCCGGCAGGTCGATCTCGGCCGGCAGGTCGCCCGAACCGTCGGTGTCTTCGGCCCCGTTCAGGTCGACGGCCGTCCGGGCGAGGCCGCCAAGCAACGGCCGGGCGATCAGCGCCTGAAAACCGGCGAGCCCTCGGGCTGCCAGGCTGACCTCGCGGACGTCCGGCTGCGAACCGGCCCAGCTCACGACGGTCGCCAGGTCTTGCATCTGGTCGGCGGCGACGGAGGGGTTGTACGTGTGGAAGTGGTCGACCACCGGCCGATGGGTGATCGGCTTGGCCGGGTCGATCGATTCACCGACGAAAAGAGGATCGAAGCCGACGACGCTCTGCCCGCGCGCCAGAAGGGCTCTGGCCAGCTCGGAGACCTCGCCGGCCGGCGTGGCGAGGGCCGATTTGCCCTGGTCGTCGGCGATGACGGTGAGCCGGCCGTTCGAGTGCGTCGGGATCAACCGGACGACCGGGATCGCCTCGCCGTTCGCGCGCCGGCCGATCTGGGAATGGACGATGCGGAAGCCCTCACGGTCGACGCGCCGGACTTCACGCTGGGCGAGCGCTTCGGGACTGGGCGTTTCGAGGCCGACGCGGACGCTCAGGCTCGTTTTCAGGAACCGTTTCGCCGCCTGCCAGTTCGTCGCGTCGTGGGCGGGGGAGAGGGCTTCAAGCTGATCGCCCAGCGTCTTGATGAGCGCGGCTTCAAGCTGCTCGGGCGTCTTGCGGTCGGCCGGCGCGGGGTGCTTGGCCTCGAAGGTGAGGATCGCCTCGGGCTTCTCGGGCGTCTGGTCCCCCTCGCGGGTGCTCGCCGAATCCTCGATGCCCAGCAGCCAGCGGCCCATGAAGGCGTAGACGGCGTTGCGGCTGGTCTGGTTGTAGTTGTGCGGGAAGTCGAAGACCTGGGCCTCGATCCGGTCGACCGAGCCGACGAGCGAATACACGCCGCGAATGGCCGGAAACGCGAGGCTCATCGTCTTGGCGGTCCAGTCGCCCGACGCGCCGACCAGGATCATCGGCCGGGGCGCGCAAAGCGCCGCGAACTCGATGTTGTCGGTGTGATGTCGAAGCCCGGCCGCGTTCTCGCAGACGCAGCCCCCCTGAAACCAGTCGGAGACCATCACGACCGGCGCGGAAACCTTGATGCGATCGTCGAGGGCCGTGAGGATGAAGGTCTGCGTCCCGCCCCCCGACTCGCCAGTGCAGCCGATCCGCGCGGGGTCGACGTCGGGCAGGGTCGACAGCCAGTCGAGCGCCCGGATGCTGTTCCAGGTCTGGAGGCCGAACAGGCTGAGCCCCCATCGCCGCAGGCGGTCGTTGAGAAACGCGTGCGTGAACGGCTTGGAATCGTTGTAGCCGACCATGTCGTACATGAAGACGACCGCGCCGAGTTTCGCCCAGCGGATGCAGCGCGCCTGGACGTCTTCCTGAACCCGTCCCACCTCCCAATGGCCGTGCGGGCAGAGGATCGCCGGTGCCTTGCCGGAAACGGGCTTCTTCGACGGTCGATACAGATTGCCGCTGAGCGTGAACCCGGGCAGGGTTTCGAGCACGACCTTCTCGATCGTGTAGCCGTCGCGTTCGAGGACGTCGTAGACCTGGGGGTTCAAGGGCGTCTTGGGAGGCGCGGGCCAGAGGCCGAGCGCCACCCGCATCTGGTCCCGAACGTGGGCCGAGCGATCGCGCCAGGCGGCGGCCGTCGCGGGGGCGTGGAAGTCGTTCCCCTCGCGGTTGGTGCGGGCCTGCTCGCGGCGACGGTCGGCGGCGGGCTCGGTGGAATCGACCCGGCCGCGCGCGAAGTCAAGCAATCGTCGGGGGTCGTGCTCGGGGTCGGAATCGAGGACGAGCAGCGCCGGGGCAGCGGGGGGCGCGGAGGCTTCCTTATTGTCGGCTTTCGCGTCGGCCTTGGGCGGCTCGGCGATCTGAATCTTGAGAGTGCCGTGAGCGGCGACGGCGAGCTTTCCGAGATCTTGCCAGCGCGGGGTTGAGTCGCCGGGCGAGGACGCGGCGCGAAGCGTGACGACGTCGCCTTCGCGCGTGAGCGTCCACGACTGGTTCGAGGGGGACCAGACCCGGACGGTCCGCTCGCCGGCGTTGGCGAACGCAACGCCGCGCGCCAGCTTGGGGAGGTCGCTGGGCGTGAAGATCGCCGCCGTCGGATCACTCGGCTGATCGCCGCGAGCCGACGCAGCGGCCAGCCCGACCGCGAGGCATAGAAAGAACACGGAATCGCCAGGCCGCGGCTTCATTGAGTCGTCTCCGTGCGGGCGGGAGGGATCGGGCGGGATGCGGACCGGGCCGCTTCGCCGAAGCCCCCATCCTATCGGCCCGGCCGGCCGACTCAAGCCTCTGGCCGTCGGAATCGCCGAACGCGGTCAGGACGCGGAGAGCACGTTCATGACCTTCACGGAGCTCACGAGCGACTCGATCGTCGCCGGCTCCTTGGCCGAGAAGCGGCAGTAGGTGGGATAGGGGTTGGTGCCGTCGATGATGAGCTGGCGGTGGTTGGCTTGGCGATAGCCTTCCTCGCACGGCTGGTGGCCGGTCACGAACAGGTCGGCGTCGACCATTGCGGCGAACCGGTCGATGGTCTCGGTCGCGGTGTCGCGTCCCCAGGTGATGGCGTAGACGGCCCCGCCGCGCTTCATCGACTCGGGCGGCCAATCGTCGGCGGCCAGGACGCTGAGGTCCAGGTCGTCGAGGTAGCGACCGTCGGGGATCGAGTGGCACATGAACACGCGGTTCGGCGTGCGGACCGCCAGGGGCAAGGCGGAGAAGAGGCCGAGATAGGCCTGGAAAATCTCGTCGCACGCTTCGCCGTACGAGAGCTGCATCCCCTTGCGGAACCGCAAGTTGAGCGCCTGGCCGTCCTTGCCGATGATCCGCCCGGTCACTTCCGACAGCTCGTGGTTCCCCAGGATCAGGTGGACTCGATCGGGATACTGGCACTTGAGGGCCGAGACCAGGTCGACGAGCCGATGCGAGAGGTCGGGCCGATCGTCCTGGTTCTTGTTGATCTCGTGAACGAGTTCCTGGAGGACCAGGTGCCGCCCTGGGTGCCGGTCGAGGGCCGCTTCGGTCAGCACCCAGCGGAACGCCGACAGGTTCCCGTGCAAGTCACCGACGACCATGACCTCATCGGCGGCGTCGAGGCTGACGACCGAGCCGGACCGCCCGGGCGTCCGCCGCGTCAATTCGGTGGCCTTGCTCACGGTGGCGAGGACTTTCCGTGGGTCGGGCATGGGGGCCTTCAGCGGTTGAAAGGGAACGAATCGATTGCGCCGGACGGACAATCCAAAGTTAGCACATCATTTTCACTGTCACCATTCGGATTCGACGGCGAACTCCCAGTGCTCAAACAGCGTCTCCAGCTTGGCTTTCAGTTCTTTGTGGCGGTCCTGGGCGCGGACCGCCTTGCCCTGGTCGCGCCAGGTCGCGGGCTGGGCGAGCAGGTCTTCGACCTCGACGATCTCGGCCTCGACCACGGCGATGTCGCTTTCGAGTTCCGTCGCCTTGCGGTAGGGGAATTTCTTCTTCGTCGCATCGCCGTTGCGGCCGGTCGACCGCGCGGGGGCCGCGTCGTGGGCGGGGGCCGGCTTGGCCTTCGCCTTGCCGGCGGCCTCCTGCTTCTCTTTCTGCATCAGCCGCTGGAAGGCTTCGTAGTCCCCCTCGACCACCCGCGCGAGTCCGTCGGCGACGTAGATGAT contains:
- a CDS encoding peptide MFS transporter produces the protein MSQTVETVPPAKLESHPPGLYALFTTEMWERFSFYGMRALLVLYLTKAMGYSRGDALNVYAIYTGLVYLTPLIGGRLADLYLGQRKAVFIGGTLMALGQFALTQRELLPLGLGLMIVGNGFFKPNISVMVGSLYPKGDHRLDGAYTLFYMGINLGALLAPLVSGPLGEWVGWPYGFASAGVGMILGLLTFVFTQRLLQSAGLPPWRDAGAEPKLRPADWVEIGVISGVVALGVFGLIRAWPSLQPYWSPAWASTAALSFLYRGTILLGGLLLFILATEPRAKAEMNELHEPFTRADWQRLGVIVTISLFSVVFWMGFEQSGGTLNLFADEKTDRSIFGWTVPTSVFQSANPIFIVTLAPLFAILWTALARRNFPLPSVAKQGLGLVLLSSAFAVMYFADKQSKQGLISPLWLLSVYLIFTVAELFVSPIGLSLVNRLAHPRIASLMMAFWFLCTAAANYLAGIMEHTLEPYHLNLWAFLGAMAFVPGVMMLALTPVLVKMSHGRV
- a CDS encoding alpha/beta hydrolase, which encodes MTNLSVGMAQALVGLGLMLLGTGQGAERRVEVALNDAGSLAVSEVVSALAEATGQTVKPPPADVTLPVRGLPGALGRALLADCLGDEVAITIGPKSVVFVVPETLVESDGRALWKERLERLSARTEEAASRQQRHIMRARESYRPNDPDRPTICLVHGVNSSSGGFVHFIPPLEEAGYGIVVYDYPFNQKLDDSCAQFQADWLAFRNQAGETRPWTILAHSMGALVARSYVEGAGRDAGDVDSLILIAPVNQGAHIARLQPVLQMISGMRAVQGKRTAQALAELSEGVSQSAEDLLPGSPFLKRINRNPPNEAVAYHILAGDRGVLSEDGRKQVEAQVEIVHRNAGVFGSLTRLATGELGPVLDELTDGAGDGCVALARTRLPGAPEPVVLHANHAELIRAPLLFADPGPVVSMPQILEWMKADRARGGLGGR
- a CDS encoding secondary thiamine-phosphate synthase enzyme YjbQ translates to MIHQKTLALQTRGRGTVEITGEVERIVSASGVRTGLCNVFIRHTSASLIVCENADPSVREDLERFAARLAPDGDPLFGHTLEGPDDMPAHIRAILTQTALTIPVFQGSLALGTWQGVFLWEHRTHPHRRSMLVTVMGED
- a CDS encoding CAP domain-containing protein, translated to MARPTSRRSLRFENLEDRQMLSSGGPSSQAQYMLQLINMARTNPQAAAQWVSNNVTPEVTSTLKHYNVDVNAVKQTIANSNPLPPVAWNSNLASAAQGHSQDMADNQYQSHTGSDGSSSDDRIKSAGYTNANSSGENAYAYAGSVDNAMEAFLYDWGVSDAGHRRNLLQPGVSANDSFRDVGIGIVNTGGKLATGKIGPVIVTQDFGSQPNAQAQLVGVAYSDNDGSQFYTPGEGAGNVRIDAVNLDNGSTASTTTWDSGGYELPLAPGRYKVTASQNNVVIQDVNVTIGTVNVEQDFVLSNPWNGRSLTSAAPAAVRTVAAAAAVAPKAVAVPTAAPASTPTTTAASTTAAPNFAFFAPSDWKGPVSGTPTVQAAKLAPTTVTPTVSYQPALANWTTWKAKSV
- a CDS encoding phospho-sugar mutase codes for the protein MITVEAALSKVQDAAGEGRLTASSAAAVTRWLLEAPFGKYRPRLLQDVADGRWKQLDDAFFAVLEFGTGGRRGVMYPVGTNVLNERTIAESARGLADYINGKKAPGTTCSCVIARDTRHNSPEFAELCARVLAAAGVKVHLFDEPRSTPLLSFAVRHLRCDAGIMITASHNPPSDNGFKCYAATGGQVVPPDDSGIIECVKAASDREIPETSLEDGRKNGSIVSAGADVDTAYIEAVVGESVSHARGISIVYTPLHGVGETSVAAALTADGFAKVNILASQRSPDGDFPNVPGHVSNPENPATLEAAIAEAKATGADLVLASDPDADRIGVGLPVTGDPAGEWTTLDGNQIGVLLAAFVMKQYGDLGKLRSDHYLVTTLVSTQMAKALARREGVRTEDDLLVGFKWIAQRIDQEGPAGFLFGFEESHGYLKGTYARDKDASVASMLFAELAATVKDRKQTVVEYLDDLYIDVGHYGERLVNKTYKGREGLDTIRSLMKAFRTNPPRTIAGLAVTEVLDYKTHEVRDLLQPGKVGPLPEPSGDVLIFHTERDGVRFAARPSGTEPKIKFYLFARSHVDGPDSLPAAKAETARRLDQMVADIEKYVEGVV
- a CDS encoding UvrB/UvrC motif-containing protein; its protein translation is MSEPEPEIENPIAPGEKVKTFPTTPGVYLMKDAQGRVVYIGKAKNLRARAGSYFHKTAAQDRRICDWIGEVADIDHLPADSEVDALLMEARLVKDIQPRHNHDLKDDKSFPYLQITTGEDFPRVNFTREPLDSGVKLYGPFPRAKSLRGAIQVLQRIFKFRTCSLDIDEDDPRWRWFRPCLLASIDQCTAPCNLRIDRETYRRDIHRLKLFLDGKKDVLFKEMNEEMREASKALQFEKAARLRDEIKALENINLRGDLAKHAQPEVFYVDPRKGLKGLKQVLKLDALPRTITGVDIAHLGGTETVGSLVTFVDGLPFKPGYRRYRIKTVAGVDDFASIREVVSRRIDGLLEREEPFPDIFLIDGGKGQLSAALDAFKAKGIAPPTLISLAKREEEIYVPGRSDPILLRRRSFALRLLQYVRDEAHRFAQHYHHMLRKKRVLGEDE